CTCATTTTTTAGTTCTGGATAGATAGGCAGCATTAGACATTTCCTGAAAAATTCCTCTGTTCTCGGCAGGTATATATTATTAAAACCAAGGGCTTTAAATTGGTGAACACACTTTCCTCCCCATGGGAGCATTACTTCTATTCTATTCTGGTTAAGATATTTTACGAGTTCATCCCTTCTTTCAGCTTCAATCTCATAGTTTTGAAATACATCATAATAATCACCATCCTCATCTGGAGAAGAAGGTAATCGTAATTCATTTAAAAAAGAAAGTTCAGTATGATATATGTGAGCTATTTCTCTTCTTCTCTTAATCCAACTATTCAATTTGTTTAATTTGAAATCAAGAATGGCGGCATGAAGATTATCCATCCGGCAGTTAAGACCCCATAAGTTGACATTATTTTCTTTCCCTCTTCCATGATTTCTTAACAGCCTTATTTTTTCTGCAAATTCTTCATTATCGGTGACAACTGCTCCTGCATCTCCAAATGCACCTAAAAGTTTTGCAGGATAAAAGCTAAAACAACCCGCCAGTCCAAATGTCCCGGCGTATTTCTTTTTATATGTAGCACCGAGAGACTGCGCAGCGTCTTCAATAATTATAAGATTATATTTTTCAGCTATATTTAAGAGCTTGTCCATATTGGAGCAAATCCGTCCGTTAAGATGAACAGGCAGTATTGCCTTTGTCTTAGTGGTTATAGCATTTTCTATAAGCTCGATATTCATATTATGGTC
The sequence above is a segment of the Nitrospirota bacterium genome. Coding sequences within it:
- a CDS encoding DegT/DnrJ/EryC1/StrS family aminotransferase; translation: MKWKIKFFDYPLQFSKYEKEYIEVIQDTLSRGAYILGEDLKRFEKNLAEYMECKFAIGVSNCTDAILLSLIAGGVGHGDEVISVSHTVVATIEVIKFLEAKPVFVDIAEDHNMNIELIENAITTKTKAILPVHLNGRICSNMDKLLNIAEKYNLIIIEDAAQSLGATYKKKYAGTFGLAGCFSFYPAKLLGAFGDAGAVVTDNEEFAEKIRLLRNHGRGKENNVNLWGLNCRMDNLHAAILDFKLNKLNSWIKRRREIAHIYHTELSFLNELRLPSSPDEDGDYYDVFQNYEIEAERRDELVKYLNQNRIEVMLPWGGKCVHQFKALGFNNIYLPRTEEFFRKCLMLPIYPELKNEHVEYVSSVIKAFYNAK